In a genomic window of Helianthus annuus cultivar XRQ/B chromosome 10, HanXRQr2.0-SUNRISE, whole genome shotgun sequence:
- the LOC110884954 gene encoding beta-xylosidase/alpha-L-arabinofuranosidase 2, whose translation MCFKPLSLLNKPKPTNPSTPKMASKNRAASSVFAILAIFILFHPNVSAQNNPVFACDIDNNPGLKNFTFCDSSLDVQTRVDDLVKRLTLQEKIVNLVNNAGSIDRLGIPKYEWWSEALHGVSYVGPGTHFSSLVPGATSFPQVILTAASFNETLFKTIGQVVSTEARAMYNVGLAGLTFWSPNINIFRDPRWGRGQETPGEDPTLTSKYGAAYVQGLQERDDGDKDRLKVGACCKHYTAYDVDNWKGIERYNFNAVVTKQDMDDTYQPPFKSCVLDGNVASVMCSYNQVNGKPTCGDPDLLTGVIRGEWKLNGYISSDCDSLDVMFKNQHWENTPEKIAADALIAGLDLNCGNFLGQHTEAAIKAGLVKESEVDRAVTNNFATLMRLGFFDGNPSKQIYGKLGPKDVCTPANQELAREAARQGIVLLKNSVGSLPLSPTAIKSLAVIGPNANVTKTMIGNYEGTPCKYTTPLQGLTASVATVYQAGCANVACGTAQVDEAKKVAAAADAVVLVMGSDLSIEAESRDRIDITLPGQQNLLITEVASVSKGPVILVIMSGGGMDVQFAKENPKITSILWVGFPGEAGGAALADIVFGEYNPSGRLPMSWYPQSYTEKVNMTNMNMRPDPATGYPGRTYRFYTGDTVYTFGDGLSYSKFNHHLVEAPKLVSVPLEEGHECRSSKCKSIDTVEQTCKNLAFNIHLRVTNNGTMGGSHTVFLFSSPPAVHGAPQKHLLGFQKVHLAPRQQSVVRFGVDVCKDLSLVDEVGNKKVALGQHVLHVGDLKHSLNVRI comes from the exons ATGTGTTTCAAACCCCTTTCCCTATTAAATAAACCCAAACCCACAAACCCATCCACACCAAAGATGGCATCCAAAAACAGAGCTGCATCCTCTGTTTTTGCCATTCTAGCCATCTTCATCCTATTCCATCCCAATGTCTCAGCCCAAAACAACCCCGTTTTCGCCTGCGATATCGACAACAACCCCGGCTTGAAAAACTTCACCTTCTGTGACTCATCACTGGATGTGCAAACCAGGGTTGATGATCTTGTCAAAAGGCTGACATTGCAGGAGAAGATTGTGAATTTGGTTAATAATGCTGGCAGCATTGATCGGCTCGGGATACCCAAGTACGAGTGGTGGTCTGAGGCGTTGCACGGTGTTTCGTACGTGGGTCCGGGGACCCACTTCTCCAGTCTGGTCCCCGGAGCCACTAGCTTCCCTCAAGTCATCCTAACCGCCGCATCGTTTAATGAGACACTGTTCAAGACCATTGGACAG GTGGTTTCAACTGAAGCTAGAGCAATGTATAATGTTGGTTTGGCAGGACTAACGTTTTGGTCTCCTAATATTAATATTTTTCGTGATCCGAGGTGGGGTAGGGGCCAAGAAACCCCGGGTGAAGACCCGACCCTAACAAGTAAATATGGAGCGGCGTATGTTCAAGGTTTACAAGAACGAGATGATGGTGATAAAGATCGCCTCAAAGTCGGGGCTTGTTGTAAGCATTACACGGCTTATGATGTTGATAACTGGAAAGGCATTGAACGATACAATTTTAATGCTGTG GTTACAAAACAAGATATGGATGATACATATCAACCACCATTCAAGAGCTGTGTTTTGGATGGTAATGTTGCAAGTGTTATGTGTTCTTACAATCAAGTCAATGGCAAGCCAACTTGTGGTGACCCGGATCTTCTAACTGGTGTTATTCGGGGCGAGTGGAAGTTAAACGG ATATATAAGTTCAGACTGCGATTCGCTAGATGTGATGTTCAAGAATCAGCATTGGGAGAATACTCCCGAGAAAATTGCAGCCGATGCGTTAATAGCAGGGTTGGATCTCAACTGTGGGAACTTCTTGGGGCAACACACGGAAGCTGCCATTAAAGCGGGCTTGGTGAAAGAATCTGAGGTCGATAGGGCGGTTACTAACAACTTTGCAACACTTATGAGACTTGGGTTCTTTGATGGTAACCCAAGCAAGCAAATCTATGGGAAACTCGGCCCGAAAGATGTGTGCACACCGGCTAACCAGGAGCTAGCCCGTGAGGCAGCTCGACAAGGAATTGTGTTGCTTAAGAACAGTGTTGGATCCTTGCCTCTTTCTCCAACAGCCATTAAGTCACTAGCTGTGATCGGGCCTAACGCCAATGTCACAAAGACCATGATCGGCAACTATGAAG GTACCCCTTGCAAATATACAACACCCCTTCAAGGACTGACAGCCTCAGTGGCAACAGTATACCAGGCCGGGTGTGCAAATGTTGCGTGCGGTACAGCACAAGTAGACGAAGCGAAGAAAGTAGCGGCTGCAGCAGATGCTGTGGTTTTAGTAATGGGTAGTGATCTATCTATAGAGGCCGAGAGTCGAGACCGTATCGACATTACCCTTCCGGGCCAACAAAACCTCTTGATTACCGAGGTTGCAAGTGTATCTAAAGGCCCGGTCATTCTTGTAATAATGTCCGGAGGGGGAATGGACGTCCAGTTTGCCAAAGAGAACCCGAAAATCACCAGCATTTTATGGGTCGGGTTCCCTGGCGAAGCTGGTGGCGCGGCACTAGCTGATATCGTATTCGGGGAGTATAACCCGAGTGGAAGACTACCCATGTCATGGTACCCACAATCATACACAGAAAAGGTGAACATGACCAATATGAACATGCGGCCCGACCCGGCCACAGGCTACCCGGGCCGAACCTACCGGTTTTACACAGGAGACACGGTTTATACATTCGGTGACGGTCTAAGCTATTCAAAATTCAATCACCACCTCGTTGAAGCGCCTAAACTTGTGTCCGTCCCATTAGAGGAAGGACACGAATGCCGATCATCTAAATGTAAGTCGATCGACACAGTCGAGCAAACGTGCAAGAACTTAGCATTTAACATTCATTTGCGGGTGACAAACAATGGGACAATGGGTGGAAGCCATACAGTGTTCTTGTTTTCGTCGCCTCCAGCGGTCCATGGTGCGCCCCAGAAGCATTTGTTGGGGTTCCAGAAGGTGCATTTGGCACCGAGACAACAAAGCGTGGTCCGGTTCGGTGTGGATGTGTGCAAGGACTTGAGTTTGGTTGATGAAGTTGGCAACAAAAAGGTTGCATTGGGGCAACATGTGCTTCATGTGGGAGACTTGAAACACTCACTAAATGTGAGGATATGA